Genomic segment of Tamandua tetradactyla isolate mTamTet1 chromosome 1, mTamTet1.pri, whole genome shotgun sequence:
AAGATGCcggaaatattctgtatcttgatttgGGTAGTGGTAACATAGGTCTGTACATACATTAAATTCACTGGGCTGAACGTCAAGACTAGTACCTTTTACTATATATGTGTTGTACCACTGCAGTATAAAACTTCAGTGGCTCCCAATCACTCCTACATGTGAAAATCCAAATGCCTTAAAATAGCCCAGattcttcattccttcctcaAATCCTGGCTGAATCATCTTTTCCTCTGAAACCCATCCTGGCTTTCTCAGGGTTATTACTTAATAGTTCTTCCTCACTCACCTAGACTATAAGCAGGGGCCTTTCCTAATCCTTAACAGACTGTATTGTAACTCTGCCACTGTTTCCCCCACTAGATTTTTCTGTTCCATTGTTCCCCTAGCACCTTAAACAGTGGCTGGCAGCTGGGCACCCAGTAAATgtctattgaatgaatgaatgcaagttCACTTTGTATTTGCTTTGAGTTTGACCTTCTTTGCTGAAAAGTTTCCTTCCTCCAGTCTGCAGGATGTTTCCTGAGTGAAAGGAAGGCTCGTACACAATGGCAGTTTTTGATACTCCTGAGGAGGCCTTCGGCGTGTTGCGTCCCGTCTGTGTTCAGCTCACGAAGACACAGACCGTGGAGAATGTGGAACATCTGCAGGCACAGCTACGAGCCGTGAGTGATTCTGCCCTTCAGGAACTTCAGCAATACGTCCTCTTCCCTTTGCGATTTACCCTGAAGACCCCAGGCCCCAAAAGGGAGCGCTTGATTCAGAGTGTGGTGGAGTGCCTCACATTTGTCCTCTCTTCAACATGTGTGAAGGAACAGGAGCTTCTCCAGGAACTCTTTTCTGAACTCTCTGCTTGTCTGTATTCACCCAACTCCCAAAAACCTGCAGCTGTATCAGAGGAGTTGAAATTGGCTGTGATCCGGGGACTCAGTACTTTAATGCACTCAGCTTATGGTGACATCATTCTGACTTTTTATGAGCCCTCCGTTTTGCCTCGTTTAGGATTTGCTGTATCTTTACTGTTAGGCCTAGCAGAACAGGACAAatcaaagcaaattaaaattgCTGCCTTGAAGTGTTTGCAGGTTCTACTCTTTCAGTGTGACTGCCAAGACCATCCAAGGTCCTTGGATGAGCATGAACAAAAACAGCTGGGagatttgtttgcttcttttttaccTGGAATCTCAACTGCACTTACCAGGGTTATCACTGGAGACTTTAAACAAGGTCACAGCATTGTGGTATCTTCCCTAAGGATCTTTTACAAGACAGTGGGCTTCATTCTGGCTGACGAACAGCTTAGAAGAATCTCAGAGGTCCAAGCAAAGTCTGTAGTTGAGCATAGAGTAGCAGAACTGATAGTTCACAGAGAAGCAGATTGGGTAAAAAATACTGGTGACAAGTTGGCTATCCttattaaaaagataattgaATGTGTTTCAGTTCACCCACACTGGAAGGTGAGGTTGGAACTGGTAGAGCTTGTTGAGGTCCTTCTTTTGAAGTGCAATCAGTCACTGGTTGAATCTGCTGGTCCCCTTCTGAAGGCTTTGGTGGGTCTAATAAATGATGAAAGTCCTGAAGTCCAAGTCCAATGCAATCAAGTTCTGAGACGTTTTGCACATCAGAAAGTAGTGGTGGGCAACAGAGCCTTTGCTGATATCTTGTCAGAAAACCTACATTCCCTTGCCACATCTCTTCCCCGCCTAATGAACTCCCAAGATGATCAGGGCAAACTCTCTACTCTTTCCTTGTTGCTTGGTTATCTGAAACTCTTGGGCCCCAAAGTAAACTTTGTCCTCAACTCTGTGGCCCATCTCCAACGCCTTTCCAAAGCACTCATCCAAGTTCTAGAACTAGATATGGCTGACATCAAGTTTATTGAAGAGCGACGTTGGAACTGTGATGATCTGAGTGTTTCTCCAAAGACCTCTGCTGCACAGCCATGGAATCAGATCCAGAGGAGATATTTCCGCTTCTTCGCTGATGAGGGGGTTTTTCTGCTCTTAAGACAGGTTTGTCAGCTTCTTGGTTTTTATGGGAACCTCTATTTGCTTGTAGATCACTTTATGGAACTGTACCATGAATCTGTGGTGTATCGAAAGCAAGCTGCCATGATCCTTAATGAACTGATTGTAGGAGCTGCTGGGCTGGAGGTGGAAGATCTTCATGAAAACCATATTAAAACAAGCCCAGAGGAACTGAGAGAGATCGTGACATCTATACTTGAAGAATACACAAGCCAAGAAAACTGGTATTTGGTTACCTGTTTGGAAGCTGAGGAAATGGAAGGGGAGCTAATGATGAAACAGTCAGGCCCCCAGGCCATCGCGTCTGATGCACATGCCTGCCAAGTTACATCTTTTCCAGCCTTCTCAAAGCCAAGTCCTACTATTTGCTCTATGAACAGCAACATCTGGCAAATATGCATCCAGTTGGAAGGGATTGGCCACTTTGCGTATGCATTAGGAAAAGACTTCCGTTTGCTCTTGATATCAGCCCTCTATCCTGTACTGGAAAAGGCAGGAGACCAAACCTTGCTCATTTGTCAGGCAGCTACCAGTGCCATGATGGACATTTGCCATGCTTGTGGCTACGACTCCTTGCAGCATCTGATCAATCAAAATTCAGACTATTTGGTGAATGGGATCTCTTTAAATCTGCGTCATCTGGCTTTGCACCCTCACACACCAAAGGTCTTAGAAGTCATGCTGCGGAACTCAGATGCTAGCCTGCTTCCTTTGGTGGCAGATGTGGTTCAGGATGTCCTGGCCACCCTGGACCAATTTTATGATAAGAGAGCTACTTCCTTTGTCAGTGTTCTTCATGCCCTGCTGGCAGCATTAGGTACATCAAGAGCCCTTTATAATGCCCATTTGGGGACAGGACTAATATCCTAGGTTGCCTAcgcttatttttttcattgtagttATACTCTGGAGGACATTATTTGAATAGTTGTCTATCCAGTTCTGCATGTTATAGAGGGGTACTATTGCTTCTTTTTtagatataattttaataatccttaccatttattgagctcctGCTCTTTGCCATGGATATAAACCTGCAGACTAAATATAAACCTTATTCTTGTTTTACAGATAAGAGAAATTAGGACTTAGTGAGAGCCTTCATACCTGTGGTCACACAGTTAATAAGGGGTAAAGTCAGAAGTTTGACAAATTGGGTCTCATTTCACAGTTTTCCAATATACCAAACTATTTCTAACAATACTTTGAGTTAGCAATAACTATGGTAATGAAGAAAAGGAACAACATAGATTATTCAGTCCGCAGAGTCTGGAGCCATACTGTGCAATGGATGTTTCTGCAACAATAGAAGTTTCTGTATCTTTGCAGTGCAGAATGGTAGTCACTGGCCACGTGTGGCTAATGTGACCAAGAAagtagattttaattttatttaatttgaataGCCACTTGTGGCTAGTGGCTTACCATACTGGACAGATCTAAAACTTCCTTTAACCTTTTAATTGTGTGAGTTGGCTTGATTTTCTCCTCCTGTCTTTGATTCAGTTGGGTGCCTGTTGTGTTAGCCTCCATCGAAATTGCAAAATTTTGGACTAGAAGAAATTAATtccctaactgaggagtcagtctTTGAATGAAACAATAATATCCCAGTTGACTGGAAAGAAACAGTTCTCTGCCCCATAGGTGATGCCTTTTCCgatattcagtcattcattcatgaaTATTCACAATTTCTTTTATCTATTCAAGCACTATGCCAAGTAATAAGGATACAGTATTGAACAAGATGGATAAATTGTCACAGAGTTCTCCTGATACGGGGAGAGAGATGATAAACAAATCATCAAACTAGCTCATTTCAGATTCTCATAGGCACTGAAGGACATAGGCTTTTGATGGAAGAGTAACAGGGACAGGCTACTTTGAGTGGTCAGGAAGAGCCTCTCTGAGGAAGCAAGCTGAGACCTAAAGGAAGAGAAGGGCCCGTCAGTACATATGGGGCTGTCCCATTCTtcttatggcttttaaaaacgtaCAGGCAAAGGGGGTTGCAAAACCTGGAGGGAAGAAAGGGCTTGGGGTCTTTGGCGAACagaaaggaggccagtgtggaAAGAGTGGCATAAAATGACAGGTGGGCAAGGACAACTGCTATAGGGCCTTACTTCAATTTGCAAACACTGGGAAGCGTGTGTACTGGGCTGGCCACTGGGGAgtcagcagtgaacaagacagacactCCTAACACCAGCAGACTGTGTATACATCATATAGGCCCCATACTTCTGCCTTTACTCCTCTGGGGGATTGTTCTATATTTAAATTtgagatttaaatatatatatattttaaaaaccctgTCAAGTATGTTCTGTTGGGAGAAATCTTCATTTGGGCCTTGAAAATTGAATCGCCTTGGATTGCTGATGTCTTtggtcacctttttttttttttcaatgaggtggaagaaggaaaaatgagagtaGTTAAGATTGGTTATGAAGcatcccagaaaaagaagcatAATGGGAGATAACTTTTCTGAAAGGACCCAGATAAGTCCTTTTGAATAACAAACAGAACCAAGGTAGAGTTGATATGATAAAATAGGAAAGTCACACTTTTTGATGGTACTTTTGTTTAGCATTGATTAACTGATGGCCATTCTTTTGAGAGTAGAAGTCTGGTCTCATAGAACTTCTGAAAGGTCTTAAAAGGGCCCTTAAGTTGCTTTAGGAAATTGAGTTAACACATGCCCGGTAGTTCACTATGCATTGACTAATAAACATTAGGTACTTAAGGGCAAGAGCCATCAGTTAAATGAACACTTAGCACCAGCTTCTGATTGGCTGATTATTCATAACACGAAAAATACAATGTAGCTTTGAAAGTAACAGTGTCTGTGAACTCACATACCTCAGAATTTGGAGATTGTGCCACATCTGGACATAGGACTACAGTGTCCTTTTTATGGCTACATAGTTATTCTGCGTGGCTGTACCATAATTCATTTACCTACTTATTTCTCGGTGGACAGTCTGTTGTTTCCAATCTTTTACTACCACAAAAAAATGCAACGAGTACCTTTGTAGGTCATTTGGACTTGTCTTAAGTATATCCATAGTATAATTCCTAAAAGTAGAAATGCTAGTTTctacttttcagtttttgataGAGAGTATCAGATTGCTCCCCAAAGAGGTTGTACCAGTTTAAACTTACATCAGCAATGTAAGAAAGTGCCAATTTTGCCACACCCTCACCCACACTCTATATTACCAAGCTTTTTAATCTGTGGTAATCCAGTAGAAGAAAAGTAGCACATTATTATAGTTTCAATTTCCATAAAGAGTGAAATTGAACTTCTTTCAtatgtttaaaagccatttgtgAGCAAAGACTAATATCTGGAGCTAGTCTTAAATCTACATGTAATCCTTGCAATGTGTCCGCTGTTAGCAATGTAAATGTGGCATGCTGGTTGTATTTGGGAGCACAATTCCGTGGAGTACACTAAGGACCCAATTTACTTCTAGGGGTGGAGCATCAAAGAAATGTATATAGTTGATCCCTACATTTAGGAACCTCCATATACTGGATTGAAGGTTCTCATCTCAGGCATTTGCTCACTGCTATTCCCAGTGGCCTAACCCTGGCATCTCATCTGCCTTTGTACAGATGCTCCTTAATAAAAAGAAGATTAGCATGTGCTAAATGTTATCAGAGGCTTTTCCCCTGCTGTCTGCAGAATGAAGGTACCAGACTAGAACAGCAATTTTCAGATtatgggatttttgtttttattgtttcattttttaagtagTAGAGCCTTTTTTGAAATGAAGCCTCAGGGAAAGCCCCAATATACAAAACATTGAAAATAGAGCTGCTTTGTTTGAAGAAGGGTTAGAGACCCTGGAACACACCCCTTTAGCCTGTGGTCTTCTTGTGCTCCCCCCTGTTGTGACTCCTTAGACGTTTTGGCAGAGCCCTAAGGCTGTCCTAGGCACAGTTGGAAAGCCACTGGACCCAGCAACATTTAAGAATTATTCAGTGAttacaaaatcagaaattttgGAGCAGCACTGAAGAAGGGAAGGTGTTGGAGAAAAAAATGGCCAGtcttctaaaacattttttctcaaaTACATGTACAAGACTCTGTCCATTCTCAAGGCTCTGTAGAACCTGTCTTCTAGTGTATACTGTACTCAGAATTTTGTCACTTGTACGTGTTCTCACTTCTAGTGTATTTGTTCACACAGCATATATTTTGAGTATTCACCATGCTCAAAATATATGCATGGTGAATTGAGAAATCCACCACAGTGGTTTTCTAATGGTGATCAAAGGCTGCTAGCTCATAGAGCATAGAGTCTAATGGGAGATTCAGACACTAAACAGGATACACAAAAATGAGTAATATATGGTGATGAAGAGAAAGAATATAGTGCTACATAAAGAGAATATGTAGGGGACCTAAATTGTATTGGGGATTCAAGGGATGGCTTTACTGGGCACATTATATTTGTACTGAAACATGGAAAATGAGTTATAATTAACCAGGAATGGTGGGGATTGGGATGGGGAGTGTTCCAGACAGGAAACGCCATATGCAAAAGTTCTAAAGGCAGGAAAATATGTGTTAGAAATATATATGTAAGACTGTCCATTCTCAAAGCTCTGTAAAACCTATTTTCTGCTAATGAGCAGTACATCCCATACTCAGAATTTTGTGGCTTGTACGTGTCCTCTGGCACGTCGGAGGAACTAGAAGGTGGTCAGTGAATGGGCATCTGGGGGTAGTAGAAGATGAGAAGGAACAGGCAAATGTGACTGGATCACACAGGGGCCCTACAGGCCATGGCAAAAGCTTATTCTGCCTATTGATGACAAGTTGATGATTACATCAATTTTATAACCCTTTACTTATAGCCCAGTGGTTCCCAGACACAAACAATCCCAGGCAACTCCAAGAACAGACTTTCAAGAAGGAGGAAAGTCTTTTGACCCAAAGACCAACAACTCTTGAGAAATCACTTGAGAATACCACCACAGCCGAAGACATCGAACAGTTCTTGCTGAACTATCTCAAAGAGAAGAATGTAGCAGAAGGAAATGTCTCAGATTTTGATAATGAAGAAGGTAACTATGATTTATTTTggcttagcttttctttttcagattattataaaaacaatgtAACAAcggtacagaaaatttagaagCAAAAAAAGTCACTCATCCCACCATGCTAGCATAGCAATTCTCATTTTTGTgcactctttccttttctttcttgttataaACCTATTTTGTATGGTTGCAGCCgtcttttaaatgtattatgcTTTTTTTTCGTTTAGTTATAGCATAAGCAACTCTCCATTTTGCTATGGAGGTTTCACCACTAATATTATAATAGCTGCTATTAAGTGTTAAACCTCTTCTGGTAAGTTTAGTTTGCGTCTAGCTTTTCACCCTAATAAAATAGCATTGCAGTAGATGAGTCTGTGCAAGTgaccatttcttcctttttgcatatctctttataaattcccaGGTGCAGGATTTCTGGGtcaaaaataagaacatttttaatgcttgccaaattgccttccagaaagATTGTATCAATTTACACCTCAGCAGTGCAGGATTATTCCTGACTTTACCACAACCTCACCAACATTGGCTGTtaacagttttacttcttgctaAATTAATAGGTGAAAATTGTTCGttattttactttgcatttctttgattactgGCAAGGTTGAACATCTTTCTAAATGCTTCTTTCCTAATAATTTTTTCTTAGGCCCGTTGTCTGTTCATATGctttgtccatttatttattgatgggagatttcagtgtttttcttaTCAATTTCTATGATAAAGGAGAAGGGAATTCATGCTAGTTAAATCTCTGGCCTATTGTTTTATTCACAAGCTCAATCTGGAGCTTCGGGTCATGGAAGGATTAATAAATTATTAGTCTCTcctctgcaaatataaaatgccaAGTCATAATGAGCTTGATGGTCTCAGAACTGTCCTAAATTGAACTGAGTCCCAAATTAGTTCGTTAAATTGGAACAAagcaaatttcttttttcctttttctttttcggCAATCTCTAAGACTCTTGGGTGAACTGAAGCCAATACTTCCAGGATACAGGAAATAATAGCTCAGTGCACCTAACTGCAACAAATTCTTCCTAAATAGTAGAAAAGCATCACCAGACCCAAAAAATGATTTATGCAGGGTTAAGTCATCACTCTCCCCAAGACAGTTTTCTGATCAGAAATCTACCAGGCTTTTTCTTCTCAGGTTTGTTTCTTAAGACAATCCAATTCTTTTTGTGAACTACACCCCTCACCTGGACCTGGAAACCCTTAAGAAGAGGTAGTGTCTTGATCCCCCATAGTTGGGATTTGCCCTTCTTGTTTGAAATCTGAGCATTGGTGGCAGATCCATTCTGTCGTGATTAGGAGCGTCTGGTTCTAATTGATATTCATGAAGAA
This window contains:
- the TTI1 gene encoding TELO2-interacting protein 1 homolog isoform X2 is translated as MAVFDTPEEAFGVLRPVCVQLTKTQTVENVEHLQAQLRAVSDSALQELQQYVLFPLRFTLKTPGPKRERLIQSVVECLTFVLSSTCVKEQELLQELFSELSACLYSPNSQKPAAVSEELKLAVIRGLSTLMHSAYGDIILTFYEPSVLPRLGFAVSLLLGLAEQDKSKQIKIAALKCLQVLLFQCDCQDHPRSLDEHEQKQLGDLFASFLPGISTALTRVITGDFKQGHSIVVSSLRIFYKTVGFILADEQLRRISEVQAKSVVEHRVAELIVHREADWVKNTGDKLAILIKKIIECVSVHPHWKVRLELVELVEVLLLKCNQSLVESAGPLLKALVGLINDESPEVQVQCNQVLRRFAHQKVVVGNRAFADILSENLHSLATSLPRLMNSQDDQGKLSTLSLLLGYLKLLGPKVNFVLNSVAHLQRLSKALIQVLELDMADIKFIEERRWNCDDLSVSPKTSAAQPWNQIQRRYFRFFADEGVFLLLRQVCQLLGFYGNLYLLVDHFMELYHESVVYRKQAAMILNELIVGAAGLEVEDLHENHIKTSPEELREIVTSILEEYTSQENWYLVTCLEAEEMEGELMMKQSGPQAIASDAHACQVTSFPAFSKPSPTICSMNSNIWQICIQLEGIGHFAYALGKDFRLLLISALYPVLEKAGDQTLLICQAATSAMMDICHACGYDSLQHLINQNSDYLVNGISLNLRHLALHPHTPKVLEVMLRNSDASLLPLVADVVQDVLATLDQFYDKRATSFVSVLHALLAALAQWFPDTNNPRQLQEQTFKKEESLLTQRPTTLEKSLENTTTAEDIEQFLLNYLKEKNVAEGNVSDFDNEEEEQSVPPEVDGNDPHPDLEPPLPVQIRIARDVMERCVHLLSDKSLKIRLKVLDVLDLCVVVLQSHRNQLLPLAHRAWPSLVHRLTNDDPLAVLRAFKVLRTLGGKCGDFLRSRFCKDILPKLAGSLVAQAPVSARAGPVYSHTLAFKLQLAVLQGLGPLCERLDLGEGDLNKVADACLIYLSAKQPVKLQEAARRCHC
- the TTI1 gene encoding TELO2-interacting protein 1 homolog isoform X1; the encoded protein is MAVFDTPEEAFGVLRPVCVQLTKTQTVENVEHLQAQLRAVSDSALQELQQYVLFPLRFTLKTPGPKRERLIQSVVECLTFVLSSTCVKEQELLQELFSELSACLYSPNSQKPAAVSEELKLAVIRGLSTLMHSAYGDIILTFYEPSVLPRLGFAVSLLLGLAEQDKSKQIKIAALKCLQVLLFQCDCQDHPRSLDEHEQKQLGDLFASFLPGISTALTRVITGDFKQGHSIVVSSLRIFYKTVGFILADEQLRRISEVQAKSVVEHRVAELIVHREADWVKNTGDKLAILIKKIIECVSVHPHWKVRLELVELVEVLLLKCNQSLVESAGPLLKALVGLINDESPEVQVQCNQVLRRFAHQKVVVGNRAFADILSENLHSLATSLPRLMNSQDDQGKLSTLSLLLGYLKLLGPKVNFVLNSVAHLQRLSKALIQVLELDMADIKFIEERRWNCDDLSVSPKTSAAQPWNQIQRRYFRFFADEGVFLLLRQVCQLLGFYGNLYLLVDHFMELYHESVVYRKQAAMILNELIVGAAGLEVEDLHENHIKTSPEELREIVTSILEEYTSQENWYLVTCLEAEEMEGELMMKQSGPQAIASDAHACQVTSFPAFSKPSPTICSMNSNIWQICIQLEGIGHFAYALGKDFRLLLISALYPVLEKAGDQTLLICQAATSAMMDICHACGYDSLQHLINQNSDYLVNGISLNLRHLALHPHTPKVLEVMLRNSDASLLPLVADVVQDVLATLDQFYDKRATSFVSVLHALLAALAQWFPDTNNPRQLQEQTFKKEESLLTQRPTTLEKSLENTTTAEDIEQFLLNYLKEKNVAEGNVSDFDNEEEEQSVPPEVDGNDPHPDLEPPLPVQIRIARDVMERCVHLLSDKSLKIRLKVLDVLDLCVVVLQSHRNQLLPLAHRAWPSLVHRLTNDDPLAVLRAFKVLRTLGGKCGDFLRSRFCKDILPKLAGSLVAQAPVSARAGPVYSHTLAFKLQLAVLQGLGPLCERLDLGEGDLNKVADACLIYLSAKQPVKLQEAARSVFLHLMKVNPDATWFLLNDLYCPEQLIPPHPCLHPVRLSGAAGRQNPYAANVLRLLEELQ
- the TTI1 gene encoding TELO2-interacting protein 1 homolog isoform X3 translates to MAVFDTPEEAFGVLRPVCVQLTKTQTVENVEHLQAQLRAVSDSALQELQQYVLFPLRFTLKTPGPKRERLIQSVVECLTFVLSSTCVKEQELLQELFSELSACLYSPNSQKPAAVSEELKLAVIRGLSTLMHSAYGDIILTFYEPSVLPRLGFAVSLLLGLAEQDKSKQIKIAALKCLQVLLFQCDCQDHPRSLDEHEQKQLGDLFASFLPGISTALTRVITGDFKQGHSIVVSSLRIFYKTVGFILADEQLRRISEVQAKSVVEHRVAELIVHREADWVKNTGDKLAILIKKIIECVSVHPHWKVRLELVELVEVLLLKCNQSLVESAGPLLKALVGLINDESPEVQVQCNQVLRRFAHQKVVVGNRAFADILSENLHSLATSLPRLMNSQDDQGKLSTLSLLLGYLKLLGPKVNFVLNSVAHLQRLSKALIQVLELDMADIKFIEERRWNCDDLSVSPKTSAAQPWNQIQRRYFRFFADEGVFLLLRQVCQLLGFYGNLYLLVDHFMELYHESVVYRKQAAMILNELIVGAAGLEVEDLHENHIKTSPEELREIVTSILEEYTSQENWYLVTCLEAEEMEGELMMKQSGPQAIASDAHACQVTSFPAFSKPSPTICSMNSNIWQICIQLEGIGHFAYALGKDFRLLLISALYPVLEKAGDQTLLICQAATSAMMDICHACGYDSLQHLINQNSDYLVNGISLNLRHLALHPHTPKVLEVMLRNSDASLLPLVADVVQDVLATLDQFYDKRATSFVSVLHALLAALAQWFPDTNNPRQLQEQTFKKEESLLTQRPTTLEKSLENTTTAEDIEQFLLNYLKEKNVAEGNVSDFDNEEEEQSVPPEVDGNDPHPDLEPPLPVQIRIARDVMERCVHLLSDKSLKIRLKVLDVLDLCVVVLQSHRNQLLPLAHRAWPSLVHRLTNDDPLAVLRAFKVLRTLGGKCGDFLRSRFCKDILPKLAGSLVAQAPVSARAGPVYSHTLAFKLQLAVLQGLGPLCERLDLGEGDLNKVADACLIYLSAKQPVKLQEAARRY
- the TTI1 gene encoding TELO2-interacting protein 1 homolog isoform X4, with the translated sequence MAVFDTPEEAFGVLRPVCVQLTKTQTVENVEHLQAQLRAVSDSALQELQQYVLFPLRFTLKTPGPKRERLIQSVVECLTFVLSSTCVKEQELLQELFSELSACLYSPNSQKPAAVSEELKLAVIRGLSTLMHSAYGDIILTFYEPSVLPRLGFAVSLLLGLAEQDKSKQIKIAALKCLQVLLFQCDCQDHPRSLDEHEQKQLGDLFASFLPGISTALTRVITGDFKQGHSIVVSSLRIFYKTVGFILADEQLRRISEVQAKSVVEHRVAELIVHREADWVKNTGDKLAILIKKIIECVSVHPHWKVRLELVELVEVLLLKCNQSLVESAGPLLKALVGLINDESPEVQVQCNQVLRRFAHQKVVVGNRAFADILSENLHSLATSLPRLMNSQDDQGKLSTLSLLLGYLKLLGPKVNFVLNSVAHLQRLSKALIQVLELDMADIKFIEERRWNCDDLSVSPKTSAAQPWNQIQRRYFRFFADEGVFLLLRQVCQLLGFYGNLYLLVDHFMELYHESVVYRKQAAMILNELIVGAAGLEVEDLHENHIKTSPEELREIVTSILEEYTSQENWYLVTCLEAEEMEGELMMKQSGPQAIASDAHACQVTSFPAFSKPSPTICSMNSNIWQICIQLEGIGHFAYALGKDFRLLLISALYPVLEKAGDQTLLICQAATSAMMDICHACGYDSLQHLINQNSDYLVNGISLNLRHLALHPHTPKVLEVMLRNSDASLLPLVADVVQDVLATLDQFYDKRATSFVSVLHALLAALAQWFPDTNNPRQLQEQTFKKEESLLTQRPTTLEKSLENTTTAEDIEQFLLNYLKEKNVAEGNVSDFDNEEEEQSVPPEVDGNDPHPDLEPPLPVQIRIARDVMERCVHLLSDKSLKIRLKVLDVLDLCVVVLQSHRNQLLPLAHRAWPSLVHRLTNDDPLAVLRAFKVLRTLGGKCGDFLRSRFCKDILPKLAGSLVAQAPVSARAGPVYSHTLAFKLQLAVLQGLGPLCERLDLGEGDLNKVADACLIYLSAKQPVKLQEAARSN